A single Vulcanisaeta distributa DSM 14429 DNA region contains:
- a CDS encoding phosphoadenosine phosphosulfate reductase family protein translates to MPSVIYWCDDLNVPVLSKDLGARRCSSMSITRITKPGDVRPAFPADVEITRRAVINEFGSEELAKLLIPDNEVILLNKIPGYADQADEVIVRGRVVGHRFYDIERRMWRFRPLYEGITEMINRGLGYWAIIKMDRLPGKYDVHRESIIRGNLPSEKYVHVAVSTEDGRYHGVAKSMRGGRLRIIKSWIAKGPLPSPKPSTLKDFIELNREYIEHKAGKAVNFLRKVFDEYKRPVVVSYSGGKDSLVALDLVARTGVKFYILFNDTGLEPLESYDNVKEVAKFYNAELIIASAGDKYWRAIREFGPPARDYRWCCKVIKLGPITDEMLRRFPMGFISVVGQRAFESFQRAKMPRVSVSRWVTKDIVVAPIQDWTALEVWGYILLRNLPYNKAYEYGFDRLGCVICPANELGEFEIVRRRYPGIYMRLREVLKEFSTSQELPGEFIDYGLWRWRRGLPGDIRSRVKVSLRVKYPVRLSGDGESLIIDVDKPINTSTFTEFLKMLGSVEGTDGSYIVRGKFGEAEVRVGQGNKVLISSASKELRIHIAGFVARASICGECNLCINWCPTKALRRVGSGPSFIVDESKCINCLLCSKACPSAQYLVYRNPEIHGT, encoded by the coding sequence ATGCCCTCAGTGATTTATTGGTGTGATGACTTAAACGTGCCAGTACTTAGTAAGGACTTGGGGGCTAGGCGCTGCTCATCGATGAGTATCACCAGGATTACCAAACCTGGTGATGTTAGGCCTGCCTTTCCCGCAGATGTCGAGATTACGAGGAGGGCCGTGATTAATGAGTTTGGGAGTGAGGAATTGGCTAAATTATTAATACCCGATAATGAGGTCATCCTCCTCAATAAGATACCTGGTTATGCCGATCAGGCTGATGAGGTTATTGTGAGGGGTAGGGTGGTTGGTCATAGGTTTTATGATATAGAAAGAAGGATGTGGAGGTTCAGGCCGTTGTACGAGGGCATTACTGAGATGATCAATAGGGGCCTTGGTTACTGGGCAATAATTAAGATGGATAGGTTACCCGGGAAATACGATGTTCATAGAGAATCAATAATTAGGGGTAATTTACCCAGCGAGAAGTACGTGCATGTCGCGGTGTCCACGGAGGACGGTAGGTACCACGGCGTTGCCAAGTCAATGAGGGGTGGTAGGCTCAGGATAATTAAGAGCTGGATAGCGAAGGGGCCATTACCAAGCCCCAAACCTAGCACATTAAAGGACTTCATTGAGTTGAATAGGGAGTATATAGAGCATAAGGCGGGAAAGGCCGTGAATTTCCTGAGGAAGGTCTTCGATGAGTATAAGAGGCCTGTCGTGGTTTCATACTCAGGCGGTAAGGACTCCCTGGTAGCCCTTGACCTAGTGGCGAGGACTGGCGTTAAATTCTATATATTATTTAACGACACAGGTCTTGAACCACTGGAGTCCTATGACAATGTTAAGGAGGTTGCGAAGTTCTACAATGCTGAGTTAATCATAGCCTCGGCAGGGGATAAGTACTGGAGGGCTATTAGGGAGTTCGGGCCACCGGCCAGGGATTACCGCTGGTGCTGCAAGGTGATAAAGCTTGGGCCAATAACCGATGAGATGCTGCGCAGGTTTCCAATGGGTTTCATAAGCGTTGTTGGTCAGAGGGCCTTCGAGTCATTCCAAAGGGCTAAGATGCCCAGGGTTTCAGTTAGTAGGTGGGTTACTAAGGATATCGTTGTTGCACCGATACAGGACTGGACGGCACTGGAGGTTTGGGGTTACATACTGCTGAGGAACCTGCCCTACAACAAGGCCTATGAGTATGGCTTTGACAGGCTTGGCTGTGTCATATGCCCAGCCAATGAGTTGGGCGAGTTCGAGATCGTGCGTAGGAGATACCCCGGTATTTACATGAGACTTCGTGAGGTCCTCAAGGAGTTCTCGACGAGTCAGGAATTGCCGGGGGAATTCATTGATTACGGTCTCTGGCGCTGGAGAAGGGGCTTACCAGGCGATATCCGTAGTCGGGTTAAGGTGAGTCTCAGGGTTAAGTACCCAGTTAGGCTTAGTGGTGATGGTGAGTCGTTGATTATTGATGTTGATAAACCCATCAACACGAGCACCTTCACGGAGTTCTTAAAGATGCTCGGTTCAGTGGAGGGCACTGACGGATCATACATTGTGAGGGGAAAGTTTGGAGAGGCTGAGGTCAGGGTTGGGCAGGGTAACAAGGTGCTTATTTCCTCGGCCAGTAAGGAGTTGAGGATTCATATTGCAGGCTTTGTGGCTAGGGCATCAATATGCGGTGAGTGCAATCTATGCATTAACTGGTGCCCAACAAAGGCCCTGAGGCGCGTTGGTTCCGGCCCATCATTCATTGTTGATGAGAGTAAATGCATAAACTGCCTGCTTTGTTCCAAGGCATGCCCATCAGCTCAATACCTAGTATACCGTAACCCTGAAATTCACGGAACCTGA
- a CDS encoding aminotransferase class V-fold PLP-dependent enzyme, translating to MNFVNLWQEEGEPWELALDHIIEAKKVFTQFINAPSWRSIAAVPSATYGLNALLSAMEFRPGSNVVISSLNFPTGVFSFHALRSRGLIREVRIARSVNGYVPLEEYERLIDDNTAIVFVDYVSWITGYRERIREIAEIAHARGAVLISDAFHAVGVLPIDVTKDGVDALITGSYKWLLGPHGAGFVYVSDELLSRLKPSLSGWMGIDDNQVSRRLRSEKLFERPIDISTYMPAKDAARLEWGTWPIIAFEGTLASMKLLLKYEVPHRFEEHTSKLIMRLADSLGDLGLKITTPLNSHAAILTFEYSDPYGLAEFLSRNGIVVSPRPGTIRVSPHGYNTVEEIERLIEALRAYIRSRA from the coding sequence ATGAATTTCGTTAATCTATGGCAGGAGGAGGGTGAGCCGTGGGAATTGGCCCTTGATCATATTATTGAAGCCAAAAAAGTCTTTACGCAATTTATTAATGCCCCATCATGGCGAAGCATTGCTGCTGTGCCGAGTGCCACGTATGGGTTAAATGCGTTATTATCTGCCATGGAGTTTAGGCCTGGTAGTAACGTGGTCATTAGTTCGCTCAACTTCCCAACGGGTGTCTTCTCATTCCACGCTCTTAGGTCCCGCGGCTTAATTAGGGAGGTTAGGATCGCGAGGTCCGTTAATGGGTACGTGCCTCTGGAGGAGTATGAGAGGCTCATTGATGATAATACTGCCATTGTATTTGTTGATTATGTTTCCTGGATAACGGGTTATAGGGAGAGGATTAGGGAGATTGCTGAGATTGCGCATGCGAGAGGTGCGGTGCTAATAAGCGACGCGTTTCACGCAGTCGGCGTTTTACCAATTGATGTAACTAAGGATGGTGTTGATGCCTTAATTACAGGTTCATATAAATGGTTACTTGGCCCGCATGGTGCCGGCTTTGTCTACGTTAGCGACGAGTTATTGAGCAGGCTTAAACCATCATTATCGGGTTGGATGGGGATTGATGATAACCAAGTGAGTAGGAGGTTAAGGAGTGAGAAATTGTTTGAGAGGCCAATAGACATCAGTACGTACATGCCCGCCAAGGATGCTGCAAGGCTTGAGTGGGGTACGTGGCCAATAATCGCATTCGAAGGGACCTTGGCATCCATGAAGTTACTGCTTAAGTACGAGGTGCCTCATAGGTTTGAGGAGCATACTAGTAAGTTAATTATGCGTCTGGCGGATTCACTAGGGGATTTGGGGCTTAAGATAACGACACCACTTAATAGCCACGCAGCAATACTGACCTTCGAGTACTCAGACCCCTACGGACTTGCTGAGTTCCTCAGTAGGAATGGTATCGTGGTCTCTCCAAGGCCCGGTACCATCAGAGTATCACCGCATGGTTATAACACTGTTGAGGAGATTGAGAGGTTAATAGAGGCCCTTAGAGCGTACATTAGGTCTAGGGCTTAA
- a CDS encoding glutaredoxin, translated as MFAGIVDFKRLKALLDGEYLGNRFEGDLKELEERFFRGVLDSVATALWLYVNED; from the coding sequence GTGTTTGCTGGGATAGTTGATTTCAAGAGACTTAAGGCATTGTTGGATGGTGAGTATTTGGGTAATAGGTTTGAGGGCGACTTAAAGGAGCTTGAGGAGAGGTTTTTCAGGGGCGTCCTCGATAGTGTAGCGACGGCATTATGGCTATACGTCAATGAGGACTGA
- a CDS encoding peroxiredoxin: MVEVGERAPDFELLDTELKLRRLSEFLGKRFVVILTFPAAFSPVCTKELCTFRDRMALLNKANAEVIAISVDTPFTLKAFKEANRLNFTLLSDFNKEMITKYGVIHENLLGLKGVAKRAVFILDPKGIVVYKWVSDNPGVEPPYEEVIRIVDELNKKYST, encoded by the coding sequence ATGGTTGAGGTTGGGGAAAGGGCCCCGGACTTTGAGCTCCTGGACACTGAGTTGAAACTAAGGAGGTTATCTGAATTCCTCGGTAAGAGGTTCGTGGTCATATTAACCTTCCCAGCGGCCTTCTCGCCAGTATGCACAAAGGAGTTATGCACATTCAGGGATAGGATGGCGCTGCTAAACAAAGCCAACGCTGAGGTTATAGCTATAAGCGTGGACACGCCATTCACACTCAAGGCATTTAAGGAAGCGAATAGGCTAAACTTCACATTATTGAGCGACTTCAATAAGGAGATGATTACGAAGTATGGGGTCATCCACGAAAACTTACTCGGCCTTAAAGGCGTCGCCAAAAGGGCCGTGTTCATACTTGATCCTAAAGGCATTGTGGTTTACAAGTGGGTCAGTGATAACCCGGGTGTTGAACCACCCTACGAAGAGGTAATACGCATAGTTGATGAATTAAACAAGAAATACTCCACATAA
- a CDS encoding 7-cyano-7-deazaguanine synthase: MKKKAILLLSGGIDSAVALYLLKSRGYDVIALSINYPGRGERERESARELARLTNTKLIEVDLPFMREVDELWNNDDERPSHLRNAHPSTIPARNAIIYAVAAYYAEVFGIDTIVAGHNADDTKYFPDTSREFRRFISRALTIGTYIGRARGLRVIAPLSGLSKTDVVRLGLKLGVPFEYTWSCHNNYDVPCGQCSGCLARRRAFNELGVKDPLEEAISNGRDWWLLRKKSLIKP; the protein is encoded by the coding sequence ATGAAGAAAAAAGCCATACTACTGCTGTCGGGAGGTATTGATTCAGCCGTTGCTCTATACCTACTTAAGTCTCGGGGCTATGACGTGATTGCCCTATCAATAAATTACCCGGGCAGGGGAGAACGTGAGAGGGAGTCGGCGAGGGAACTCGCCAGGTTAACAAATACGAAATTGATTGAGGTTGACCTGCCATTTATGAGGGAGGTTGATGAACTATGGAATAATGATGATGAAAGACCGAGCCACCTAAGGAACGCTCACCCAAGTACGATACCCGCGAGGAACGCCATAATATACGCCGTCGCCGCGTACTACGCAGAGGTATTTGGGATAGATACGATAGTGGCCGGCCATAACGCCGACGATACGAAGTACTTCCCGGATACGTCGAGGGAATTCAGGAGGTTTATCTCAAGGGCATTAACAATAGGTACCTACATAGGCAGGGCCAGGGGGCTCAGGGTCATAGCGCCGCTCTCAGGGTTAAGTAAGACCGATGTCGTTAGACTAGGCCTTAAATTGGGCGTGCCCTTTGAGTACACGTGGTCCTGCCATAATAATTACGATGTACCATGCGGCCAATGTAGCGGGTGCCTTGCCAGGAGGAGGGCATTTAATGAGTTGGGCGTTAAGGATCCGCTTGAAGAGGCAATAAGTAATGGGAGGGATTGGTGGTTATTAAGGAAGAAATCACTGATTAAGCCCTAG
- a CDS encoding molybdopterin-dependent oxidoreductase, whose product MTSDAKGKRPSNAGISGRRRFLTMLLTAGAAAMLASMLPNVITNNGKNTESTFANNSVTSSAVNESRLNQSITNESAVNITVPTTSHISAIKTFPTNRTQQVNVSSVSVGNAVNNTGSTSNVTNVSLTPLDDWYIVQIGPTPQVNVGSYTLVIDGLVNNPLSLTYPELTSMPTKTILDTIQCVSDPYFLRAVVEWTGVPLKYVLNLAGIQSSATKVILYGADEYTSDLPLWKAMEDDTLIAFMANGQPLLRTHGYPVRLVVPRWWGYKYVKWLVKITVTNENYLGYWESRGYPDVAKKNGD is encoded by the coding sequence ATGACAAGTGACGCCAAAGGTAAAAGACCGAGTAATGCGGGCATAAGTGGTAGGAGGAGGTTCCTGACCATGCTACTAACCGCCGGTGCTGCTGCAATGCTCGCAAGCATGTTACCCAATGTAATAACTAATAACGGCAAAAACACTGAAAGTACCTTCGCCAATAACTCCGTAACCTCTTCTGCAGTTAATGAATCCAGGTTAAATCAATCAATCACTAATGAGTCCGCGGTCAACATAACCGTACCAACCACATCACACATATCGGCCATTAAGACCTTCCCCACAAACAGGACGCAGCAGGTAAACGTCAGTTCAGTTTCTGTAGGCAATGCCGTAAATAACACGGGTAGTACCAGTAATGTTACTAACGTAAGTCTAACGCCACTGGATGACTGGTATATCGTACAAATAGGGCCCACACCTCAGGTAAATGTCGGCAGTTATACGCTGGTAATTGATGGGCTTGTGAATAATCCATTGAGCCTGACCTACCCTGAGTTAACGAGTATGCCTACTAAAACGATCCTAGACACAATACAGTGCGTTTCAGATCCGTACTTCCTAAGGGCAGTAGTTGAGTGGACTGGCGTGCCATTGAAGTACGTGTTGAATCTTGCAGGTATCCAATCAAGTGCGACTAAGGTAATACTCTATGGGGCTGATGAGTACACAAGTGATTTACCGTTGTGGAAGGCAATGGAGGATGACACACTGATCGCATTCATGGCTAATGGACAACCACTATTAAGGACCCACGGTTATCCCGTAAGATTGGTCGTACCTAGGTGGTGGGGCTATAAATACGTGAAATGGCTGGTTAAGATCACGGTGACTAACGAGAATTACCTGGGCTATTGGGAGTCGAGGGGTTACCCAGACGTTGCTAAGAAGAACGGTGATTAA